A section of the Solitalea canadensis DSM 3403 genome encodes:
- a CDS encoding BamA/TamA family outer membrane protein, translating to MRALFLSLTIFTSLFCYHSFAQNSTPQTDSISSKLKNSLLPIPVIGSSQERGFEFGVASVYSFYLDKSSIDQRNSTLGLIASYTTKNQSKVSLNANLWSKAHKWHITGDIKYYDFPNYYYGIGDNTKESDKDLINDRKLRVNIDAERAISKNFYLGIGAWFLHEFISEKDELGIYSTSDLEGKSGGNVTFLSLSATYDNRDIVNYPSKGAFLRFYIQNSFKALASNYNFVLLTLDARKYWKIHPTTIVAIQGYGQSLQGADQPFFMIPQMGNDLLMRGYYTGRYRDQNYVAAQAEVRYRPFANRQDKGWFSLSRGVIAVFAGGGSVFSNSGFDANSLKPNYGIGGRYIFDPRNKLTLRVDYGFGSKNPGEKRSQGFYLSLNEAF from the coding sequence ATGCGCGCATTATTTCTTTCACTAACTATATTTACTTCACTTTTCTGTTACCATTCATTTGCTCAAAACAGCACTCCTCAAACTGATTCGATTTCATCTAAACTTAAGAATAGCTTACTTCCTATTCCGGTTATAGGGTCTTCACAAGAGCGGGGATTTGAATTTGGAGTCGCTTCGGTTTATTCATTTTATTTGGATAAGTCTTCTATCGACCAACGTAACTCTACTTTGGGCTTAATTGCATCTTACACTACTAAAAACCAATCAAAAGTTAGCTTAAATGCAAACTTGTGGTCTAAGGCACACAAATGGCATATTACTGGAGATATAAAGTATTATGATTTTCCTAATTACTATTATGGAATCGGTGATAATACCAAAGAAAGTGACAAAGACTTGATTAATGATCGAAAACTGAGGGTAAATATTGATGCAGAAAGGGCTATTAGCAAAAATTTCTACTTAGGAATTGGGGCTTGGTTTTTACATGAATTTATTAGTGAAAAAGATGAACTCGGTATTTATTCAACAAGTGACCTGGAGGGTAAAAGTGGTGGAAATGTAACATTTCTCTCTCTCTCTGCAACTTATGATAACCGTGATATTGTTAACTATCCAAGTAAAGGAGCTTTCCTCCGTTTTTATATTCAGAACTCCTTTAAAGCATTAGCTAGTAATTACAACTTTGTCCTACTTACGTTGGATGCTCGTAAATACTGGAAAATTCACCCTACCACAATTGTGGCTATACAAGGATATGGACAATCATTACAAGGGGCCGACCAGCCTTTTTTTATGATACCGCAAATGGGTAATGATCTTCTAATGCGGGGTTACTACACGGGAAGATATAGGGACCAAAATTACGTGGCAGCTCAAGCAGAGGTAAGATACAGACCTTTTGCTAATCGCCAGGATAAAGGATGGTTTTCATTATCAAGAGGTGTAATTGCCGTTTTTGCGGGAGGCGGAAGTGTATTTAGTAATAGTGGGTTTGACGCTAATTCATTAAAACCGAACTACGGTATTGGCGGACGTTACATATTTGACCCGCGGAATAAATTAACCTTGAGAGTGGATTATGGTTTTGGCAGTAAAAATCCTGGAGAGAAACGCAGTCAAGGTTTTTATTTATCACTTAATGAAGCATTTTAA